Proteins found in one Quercus robur chromosome 2, dhQueRobu3.1, whole genome shotgun sequence genomic segment:
- the LOC126708695 gene encoding eukaryotic translation initiation factor 5B-like, whose amino-acid sequence MMPKKSSSKKAKQMRENNNAVEEESPSLVTEKSSSKKAKQMQENNNAVEEEKPSPVTKKSSSKKAKQMQENNNAVEEEKPSLVQKKAASEIDEIFSGKKRKKSESERTENPNEEATGNPKKTKKKKKDKGSNDSEFTEPPSRPRKKTNDGFTVYTEEELGINKADAGSTPLCPFDCSCCF is encoded by the coding sequence ATGATGCCAAAAAAGAGTTCTTCTAAAAAGGCTAAGCAAATGCGAGAAAATAATAATGCTGTGGAAGAAGAAAGCCCCTCTCTGGTGACAGAAAAGAGTTCTTCCAAAAAGGCTAAGCaaatgcaagaaaataataatgctgtagaagaagaaaaaccctCTCCAGTTACAAAAAAGAGTTCTTCCAAAAAGGCTAAGCaaatgcaagaaaataataatgcTGTGGAAGAAGAAAAACCCTCTTTGGTGCAGAAAAAAGCTGCTAGTGAGATTGATGAAATCTTTTCaggaaagaagaggaagaaatcGGAATCTGAAAGGACTGAAAACCCTAATGAAGAAGCAACTGGAAATCCTAAGAAGactaagaaaaagaagaaggataaaGGTTCTAATGATAGCGAGTTCACTGAGCCACCTTCCCGGCctagaaaaaaaacaaatgatggGTTTACTGTTTACACAGAAGAGGAGTTGGGTATCAATAAGGCTGATGCTGGAAGTACCCCATTATGTCCATTTGAttgttcttgttgtttttga